From the Desulfovibrio sp. JY genome, one window contains:
- the hisH gene encoding imidazole glycerol phosphate synthase subunit HisH, producing the protein MLAILDYKAGNQTSVRRALDHLGIPCRITADPSVIADAAGIIFPGVGAAGQAMHELTSTGLDKLLAEQVAAGKPLLGICVGCQILLDYSPENDTKALGIVPGACAMFSPSLTDENGLPIRIPHMGWNKVALSRPCELFDGIDRESEFYFVHSYYPVPEAGYVIGVTEYGLPFCSVHGRKGLWAVQFHPEKSGRPGLHLLRNFAAYCQEA; encoded by the coding sequence ATGCTTGCCATTTTGGACTATAAGGCCGGCAACCAGACCAGTGTGCGCCGCGCGCTGGATCACCTGGGCATCCCCTGCCGCATCACCGCCGATCCTTCGGTCATAGCCGATGCGGCGGGCATCATCTTCCCGGGTGTGGGCGCGGCCGGCCAGGCCATGCACGAGCTGACCTCGACGGGCCTGGACAAGCTTTTGGCCGAACAGGTGGCCGCCGGCAAACCGCTGCTCGGCATCTGCGTGGGCTGTCAGATCCTGCTCGACTACAGCCCGGAAAACGACACCAAGGCGCTTGGCATCGTGCCCGGCGCATGCGCCATGTTCAGCCCGTCGCTCACCGACGAGAACGGGCTGCCCATCCGCATTCCGCACATGGGCTGGAACAAGGTGGCGCTTTCCCGGCCCTGCGAGCTCTTCGACGGCATCGACCGGGAATCGGAATTCTACTTCGTGCACAGCTATTATCCCGTGCCGGAAGCCGGGTACGTCATCGGCGTCACGGAATACGGTCTGCCCTTCTGCTCGGTGCACGGCCGGAAAGGCCTTTGGGCGGTGCAGTTTCACCCGGAAAAAAGCGGCCGTCCGGGACTCCATCTGCTGCGCAATTTCGCCGCCTACTGCCAGGAGGCCTAA
- the hisF gene encoding imidazole glycerol phosphate synthase subunit HisF encodes MLSKRVIPCLDVRDGKLTKGIKFKGNVDIGDPVETARLYYEAGADELVFYDITASSEGRGIMLDVVNKVASQIFIPFSVGGGISTVEDMRAVLLAGAEKISVNSAAVKNPDIISQGAAAFGSQCVVVGMDVKQVPVSEKIPSGYEIVIHGGRKPMGLDAIAWAKKVEALGAGEICCNSIDADGAKTGYELNLTRLIAEAVTIPVIASGGAGNPDHMADAVTKGKATAALIASIVHYGEYTIKECKDRMAARGVKVRQVW; translated from the coding sequence ATGCTCTCCAAACGCGTCATTCCCTGCCTCGACGTTCGCGACGGCAAGCTCACCAAGGGCATCAAGTTCAAAGGCAACGTGGACATCGGCGACCCGGTGGAAACCGCCCGCCTCTACTACGAGGCCGGGGCCGACGAACTGGTTTTCTACGACATCACGGCCTCGAGCGAAGGCCGGGGCATCATGCTCGACGTCGTGAACAAGGTGGCCAGCCAGATCTTCATCCCCTTCTCCGTGGGCGGCGGCATCTCCACGGTGGAGGACATGCGCGCGGTGCTCCTGGCCGGCGCGGAAAAAATCTCGGTCAACTCGGCGGCGGTCAAAAACCCCGACATCATCAGCCAGGGCGCGGCCGCCTTCGGCTCCCAATGCGTGGTGGTCGGCATGGACGTCAAACAGGTGCCGGTCTCCGAAAAAATCCCCTCGGGCTACGAAATCGTCATCCACGGCGGCCGCAAGCCCATGGGGCTCGACGCCATCGCCTGGGCAAAAAAAGTGGAAGCCCTCGGGGCAGGCGAAATCTGCTGCAACTCCATCGATGCCGACGGCGCCAAGACCGGCTACGAACTGAACCTCACCCGCCTTATCGCCGAAGCCGTCACCATCCCGGTCATCGCCTCCGGCGGCGCGGGCAACCCCGACCACATGGCCGACGCCGTGACCAAAGGCAAAGCCACCGCCGCACTCATCGCCTCCATCGTCCACTACGGCGAATACACGATCAAGGAATGCAAGGACCGCATGGCCGCCCGCGGCGTGAAAGTCCGGCAGGTGTGGTAG
- the moaC gene encoding cyclic pyranopterin monophosphate synthase MoaC, whose product MSEGFTHIDAEGRTRMVDVGAKSKTRRLAIAGGEVRLSPETMHLLSEAALPKGDALATAKIAGILAAKRTADLIPLCHPLPLAFADVRFTVDAAACIVRIEAEASTTAETGVEMEALTAASVAALTIYDMCKAVQKDIVLGEIKLLFKSGGKSGTYVSPDWPAGRPYPVD is encoded by the coding sequence ATGAGCGAAGGCTTCACCCATATCGACGCCGAAGGCCGCACCCGCATGGTGGATGTCGGGGCCAAGTCCAAGACCCGTCGCCTGGCCATCGCCGGCGGCGAGGTCCGCCTTTCCCCCGAAACCATGCATCTGCTTTCCGAGGCCGCTCTGCCCAAGGGTGACGCCCTGGCCACGGCCAAGATCGCCGGCATCCTGGCCGCCAAGCGTACCGCCGACCTCATTCCCCTGTGCCATCCGCTGCCCCTGGCCTTTGCCGACGTCCGCTTCACCGTGGACGCGGCCGCCTGCATCGTGCGCATCGAGGCCGAAGCCTCCACCACGGCCGAAACAGGCGTGGAGATGGAAGCGCTCACCGCCGCATCCGTGGCGGCGCTGACCATCTACGACATGTGCAAGGCCGTGCAGAAGGACATCGTGCTCGGCGAAATCAAGCTGCTTTTCAAATCCGGCGGCAAGTCCGGGACCTACGTCTCGCCCGACTGGCCCGCCGGCCGTCCGTATCCCGTCGACTGA
- a CDS encoding tetratricopeptide repeat protein, with protein MGRFLSRFLPLALVGALLLGGTALAGPTEDYRDGVTAARAGHMDEAIVAFSHIIDAGGSSQSVDTQNLASVYNLRGMCHEAKNETDQALADYSKAIEIDPKMAEAYGNRAMLYARLGDKDKAKADATAAKRIDYKVKVPKFD; from the coding sequence ATGGGTAGATTCCTCTCCCGGTTTTTGCCGCTGGCCCTTGTCGGCGCCTTGCTTTTGGGCGGTACGGCCCTGGCCGGTCCCACCGAGGACTATCGTGACGGCGTGACCGCAGCCCGGGCCGGGCACATGGACGAGGCGATTGTGGCCTTCAGCCACATCATCGACGCCGGCGGTTCGAGTCAGTCCGTGGATACGCAGAATCTGGCCAGCGTCTACAACCTGCGCGGCATGTGCCACGAGGCCAAAAACGAGACCGATCAGGCCCTGGCCGATTACTCCAAGGCCATCGAGATCGACCCCAAAATGGCCGAAGCCTACGGGAACCGGGCCATGCTCTACGCCAGGCTCGGCGACAAGGACAAGGCCAAGGCGGACGCTACGGCAGCCAAGCGCATCGACTACAAGGTCAAGGTCCCCAAGTTCGACTAG
- the dnaJ gene encoding molecular chaperone DnaJ → MPRDYYEVLGVERDADDESIKKAYRQMAFKFHPDRNPDDPEAESKFKEAAEAYEVLRNAETRARYDRFGQEGLGGNGFGGFGSTDDVFSAFSDIFGEFFGFGGGRSARGPRPQAGNDLRYDLTVTFRDAAKGSEVTLKIPKNVECQTCSGTGAEPGTSAETCKQCGGTGQVVQSQGFFRIAVTCPICRGEGKVITSPCRQCKGKGYTREVRELKVRVPAGVDDGSRLRLRGEGELGMHGGPPGDLYVILHVEPDKIFEREGQNLVLRTEISFVQAALGHKIEVPTLDGNETMDIPKGTQSGEVFSMRGLGLPVPGTSRKGDLLVEVTVVTPKSLTKKQEELLREFEKLDEQKPMKKVKDFFKKAKEAMGN, encoded by the coding sequence ATGCCCCGGGATTATTACGAAGTGCTAGGCGTTGAACGCGACGCCGATGATGAGAGCATCAAGAAGGCCTATCGTCAGATGGCCTTCAAGTTCCACCCCGACCGCAACCCCGACGATCCCGAGGCCGAGTCCAAGTTCAAGGAAGCGGCCGAGGCCTACGAGGTGTTGCGCAACGCCGAAACCAGGGCCCGTTACGACCGCTTCGGCCAAGAAGGGCTCGGCGGCAACGGGTTTGGCGGTTTCGGCTCGACCGACGATGTCTTCAGCGCCTTTTCCGACATCTTCGGAGAGTTCTTCGGGTTCGGGGGCGGCCGTTCCGCGCGCGGCCCCAGACCCCAGGCCGGCAACGACCTGCGCTATGACCTGACCGTGACCTTCCGCGATGCTGCCAAGGGCTCCGAAGTCACCCTCAAAATCCCCAAAAACGTCGAATGCCAGACCTGCAGCGGCACCGGCGCCGAACCCGGCACCTCGGCCGAGACCTGCAAGCAGTGCGGCGGCACGGGACAGGTGGTCCAGAGCCAGGGCTTTTTCCGCATCGCCGTGACCTGCCCGATCTGTCGGGGCGAGGGCAAGGTGATTACCTCGCCGTGCCGGCAGTGCAAGGGCAAGGGATACACACGGGAAGTCCGGGAGCTCAAGGTGCGCGTGCCGGCGGGCGTGGACGACGGCAGCCGGCTGCGCCTTCGCGGCGAGGGCGAATTGGGCATGCACGGGGGGCCTCCGGGCGACCTGTACGTCATCCTGCACGTCGAGCCGGACAAGATTTTCGAGCGCGAAGGCCAGAATCTGGTGTTGCGCACCGAAATCAGCTTCGTCCAGGCCGCGCTTGGCCACAAGATCGAGGTGCCGACCCTTGACGGCAACGAGACCATGGACATCCCCAAAGGCACTCAGAGCGGCGAGGTCTTTTCCATGCGCGGGCTGGGACTGCCCGTGCCCGGCACCAGCCGTAAGGGCGACCTGCTCGTCGAGGTGACCGTCGTTACCCCGAAGAGCCTGACCAAGAAACAGGAAGAACTTTTGCGCGAATTCGAGAAGCTCGACGAGCAAAAGCCTATGAAAAAGGTCAAGGATTTCTTCAAAAAGGCCAAGGAGGCCATGGGGAACTGA
- the rpoZ gene encoding DNA-directed RNA polymerase subunit omega, producing the protein MARITVEDCLEKINNRFLIVQMAIKRVHQYREGYEPLIECKNKEIVTALREIAAGEVLPAEPIHEAGVTLPETE; encoded by the coding sequence ATGGCGCGCATCACAGTTGAAGATTGCCTGGAAAAGATCAACAACCGCTTTCTCATCGTACAGATGGCCATCAAACGGGTGCATCAGTACCGGGAAGGCTACGAGCCGCTGATCGAGTGCAAGAACAAGGAAATCGTCACCGCCCTTCGGGAGATTGCCGCCGGAGAGGTGTTGCCGGCCGAACCCATCCATGAGGCCGGCGTGACGCTGCCTGAAACCGAATAG
- a CDS encoding SpoIIE family protein phosphatase, translating into MESDVTILISLLQSVSVIMVLAYVLTRTRLFAAVLDGRPKPRDLLVVMVVFGLFSIYGTLSGIPLLGSVINIRDLGPALAGLLAGPMAGLGAGLIGGAHRFTLGGPTCYGCTLSTVVAGFVGGLVHLRLHGKLPTTGQAVVLALAIEGFHMLAGLVLGQPYDTAMIVVRAATIPMLVSNAAGMAVFVYIVRNELEARDTRRIKEAIEGELRVARDIQMGIVPRIFPAFPERPELELFAVLDSAKEVGGDFYDYYALDENHIFLVIGDVSGKGVPASLVMAVTMTLFKAYARPERDPAEVAAKVNDKLAAGNDSGLFVTAFCAVLDVRTGVVRYANAGHNPPLVLRDRGLADRVGFLPRGGGLVLGAMPGYPYRTGTLTLTAGDSLVLYTDGVTEAMDVSDALFGEERLLHACRFERHRGPKYVVDALFAAVRAFAGAAPQSDDITILAVRYLGSPETHIALDAVAGSGI; encoded by the coding sequence GTGGAGTCCGACGTCACCATCCTTATCAGTCTGCTGCAAAGCGTCAGCGTCATCATGGTCCTGGCCTATGTGTTGACCAGGACGAGGCTTTTCGCCGCCGTGCTCGATGGCCGGCCGAAGCCGCGCGACCTGCTCGTGGTCATGGTCGTGTTCGGGCTTTTTTCCATCTACGGCACGCTCTCGGGCATCCCCCTGCTCGGATCGGTCATCAACATCCGCGACCTCGGCCCGGCGCTGGCCGGGCTTCTGGCCGGCCCCATGGCCGGACTCGGGGCGGGGCTTATCGGCGGGGCCCATCGCTTCACCCTGGGCGGCCCCACCTGCTACGGCTGCACGCTCTCCACCGTGGTGGCCGGGTTCGTCGGTGGGCTCGTCCACCTGCGCCTGCACGGCAAACTGCCCACCACCGGCCAAGCCGTGGTCCTGGCCCTGGCCATCGAGGGCTTCCACATGCTGGCCGGACTGGTCCTTGGCCAGCCCTATGACACGGCCATGATCGTGGTGCGCGCCGCCACCATCCCCATGCTCGTGTCCAATGCCGCCGGCATGGCGGTTTTCGTCTACATCGTGCGCAACGAGCTCGAGGCCCGCGACACCCGCCGCATCAAGGAGGCCATCGAGGGCGAGTTGCGCGTGGCCCGGGACATTCAGATGGGCATCGTGCCCAGGATCTTCCCGGCTTTTCCCGAGCGCCCGGAACTCGAACTTTTTGCCGTGCTCGATTCGGCCAAGGAAGTCGGGGGCGATTTCTACGATTATTATGCCCTGGACGAGAACCATATTTTCCTGGTCATCGGCGATGTCTCGGGCAAGGGGGTGCCGGCCTCGCTGGTCATGGCCGTCACCATGACGCTTTTCAAGGCCTATGCCCGGCCCGAGCGCGACCCGGCGGAAGTGGCGGCCAAGGTCAACGACAAGCTGGCCGCCGGCAACGATTCGGGGCTCTTCGTCACCGCCTTTTGCGCCGTGCTCGACGTGCGCACGGGCGTGGTGCGCTACGCCAATGCCGGGCACAACCCGCCGCTTGTCCTGCGCGACAGGGGACTGGCGGACCGGGTGGGATTCCTGCCCCGGGGCGGGGGGCTGGTGCTCGGGGCCATGCCGGGCTATCCCTACCGCACCGGCACGCTGACCCTGACCGCCGGGGATTCGCTGGTGCTCTATACCGACGGCGTGACCGAGGCCATGGATGTGTCGGATGCGCTTTTCGGGGAGGAGCGGCTGCTTCATGCCTGCCGGTTCGAGCGCCACCGCGGACCGAAATACGTGGTGGACGCCCTGTTCGCGGCGGTACGCGCCTTTGCCGGGGCCGCGCCCCAGTCCGACGACATCACCATCCTGGCCGTGCGCTATCTGGGGAGCCCGGAGACGCATATCGCCCTTGACGCGGTTGCCGGTTCTGGAATATAA